In Fundulus heteroclitus isolate FHET01 chromosome 16, MU-UCD_Fhet_4.1, whole genome shotgun sequence, a single genomic region encodes these proteins:
- the LOC105939435 gene encoding small G protein signaling modulator 3 has protein sequence MSGTYTPAPGGSFSALTPSMWPQDILAKYHQKDPAEQPEQQYDEFGFRIDIQDDGEPKIRLGTEGSPQREDPQQRLRWQAHLEFTHNHTVGDLTWDLIDPVLARSERLRSLVLGGIPHSMRPQLWMRLSGALQKKRTSEISYKEIVKNSSNDDTSTAKQIEKDLLRTMPTNACFNTLNSVGVPRLRRVLRGLAWLYPDIGYCQGTGMVVSCLLLFLDEEDALWMMCALIEDLLPPAYFSSTLLGVQTDQRVLRQLIVQYLPALDRLLQEHDIEMSLITLHWFLTSFASVVDIRLLLRIWDLLFYQGSVVLFQVTLGMLKIKEEELISSENSASIFNTLSDLPSQLKDGPAVLGEAMRIAGTLSQETLEAHRHKHLAYILNEQAQLNNGNHSALNTNLNKVVRRQSLRRKSTLTSLLFGEDEAEALKSKNIKQTELVAALREAIARTAEHFHCLDPRHSSTDLTPDYSMESHQRDHETFLVVSRNRRRRAKALLDFERHDDDELGFRKNDIITIISQKDEHCWVGELNGLRGWFPAKFVEILDERSKEYSLAGDDSVTEAVTDLVRGTLCPALKAIFQHGLKKTSILGGPCHPWLFIEEAASREVERDFNSVYSRLVLCKTYRLDEDGKVLTPEELLYRAVQSVNMSHDAVHAQMDVKFRSLVCVGLNEQVLHLWLEVLCSSMAAVEKWYHPWSFLRSPGWVQIKCELRVLSKFAFSLSQDSELPDKKVEKEQKPLKEGVQDMLVKHHLFSWDIDG, from the exons ATGTCTG GTACTTACACGCCGGCACCAGGCGGTTCTTTTTCTGCTCTTACCCCAAGCATGTGGCCACAAGACATTTTGGCCAAATACCATCAA AAAGATCCTGCAGAACAGCCTGAACAGCAATATGATGAGTTTGGCTTCAGAATAGATATTCaag ATGATGGGGAACCCAAGATAAGGTTGGGCACCGAGGGCTCCCCCCAGCGTGAAGACCCCCAGCAGCGGCTCCGCTGGCAGGCCCATTTGGAGTTCACCCACAACCACACCGTGGGGGACCTAACCTGGGATCTCATCGATCCTGTCCTCGCACGGTCCGAGCGTCTGCGTTCCTTGGTCCTAGGGGGTATACCTCACAGCATGAGGCCACAG TTATGGATGCGTCTGTCTGGAGCACTGCAAAAGAAGAGGACCTCAGAGATTTCTTACAAGGAAATCGTCAAGAACAGCTCTAATGATGACACCAGCACAgctaaacaa ATAGAAAAGGACCTGTTACGGACTATGCCAACCAATGCATGCTTCAATACTTTAAACAGTGTTGGAGTCCCAAGACTGAGGCGGGTACTGAGAGGCCTGGCATGGCTCTACCCAGATATTGGGTACTGCCAGGGCACTGGCATG GTTGTTTCCTGCCTGCTGCTCTTTCTTGATGAGGAAGACGCGCTGTGGATGATGTGCGCTTTGATTGAAGACCTCCTTCCTCCAGCCTACTTCTCCTCCACACTGCTGGGGGTCCAAACAGATCAGAGGGTTCTACGGCAGCTCATCGTTCAGTACCTGCCTGCTCTGGACCGCCTGCTCCAAGAGCATGACATAG AGATGTCGCTGATCACGTTGCACTGGTTCCTGACGTCTTTTGCCAGTGTGGTGGACATCCGTCTGCTATTAAGGATCTGGGATCTGCTCTTTTATCAGGGCTCAGTGGTGCTCTTCCAGGTCACACTGGGTATGCTCAAAATTAAG GAGGAGGAGCTTATATCATCAGAGAACTCGGCATCCATTTTTAACACGCTGTCAGACTTACCAAGTCAGTTAAAAGATGGGCCTGCAGTTCTTGGAGAGGCTATGAGGATAGCAGGGACGCTATCCCAGGAAACCTTGGAGGCTCATCGTCACAAGCACCTTGCCTATATTCTTAATGAACAGGCACAGCTCAACAATGGAAACCATTCAGCACTCAATACCAACCTCAACAAG GTGGTGAGGAGACAGTCCCTGCGAAGGAAATCCACTCTGACCTCTCTGCTGTTCGGGGAGGATGAGGCTGAAGCGCTGAAGTCCAAAAATATTAAGCAGACAGAGTTGGTGGCTGCTCTAAGGGAGGCTATCGCTCGTACTGCAGAGCACTTCCACTGTCTAGACCCACGGCATTCCAGCACT GACCTGACCCCAGATTACTCCATGGAGAGCCATCAGAGGGATCATGAAACCTTCCTCGTGGTGTCTCGTAACAGACGGAGACGGGCAAAGGCTTTGCTGGACTTCGAACGTCACGACGATGATGAGTTGGGTTTCAGAAAGAATGACATCATCACT ATCATCTCACAAAAAGATGAGCACTGTTGGGTTGGTGAGCTCAATGGCCTTAGag GTTGGTTCCCAGCCAAGTTTGTGGAGATTCTGGATGAAAGGAGTAAGGAG TACTCATTAGCAGGTGATGACTCAGTGACGGAGGCAGTGACTGATCTGGTGAGAGGAACTCTATGTCCCGCTCTGAAGGCCATCTTTCAGCATGGATTAAAAAAGACCTCTATACTTGGAGGGCCCTGTCATCCGTGGTTATTTATAGAGGAg GCAGCTAGTAGGGAGGTGGAGAGAGATTTCAATTCTGTCTACTCCAGACTTGTGCTTTGTAAAACATACAG GTTGGATGAAGATGGAAAAGTGCTAACGCCAGAGGAGTTGCTGTACAGA GCAGTGCAGTCTGTAAACATGAGCCATGACGCTGTACATGCTCAGATGGATGTCAAGTTCAGGTCTCTTGTCTGTGTTGGCCTGAA TGAGCAGGTGCTTCATCTGTGGTTGGAGGTGTTGTGCTCCAGCATGGCTGCAGTTGAAAAGTGGTATCATCCATGGTCATTCCTTCGCAGTCCCGGCTGGGTGCAGATCAAGTGTGAGCTCAG GGTCCTGTCAAAATTTGCCTTCAGTCTCTCTCAAGACAGTGAGCTGCCTGACAAGAAAGTG gAGAAGGAGCAGAAACCACTGAAAGAAGGCGTGCAGGACATGCTGGTGAAACATCACCTCTTCAGCTGGGACATCGATGGCTGA